CATAATACTTAAGCATCAAGCGCAAGGTCAACAAAAACATCAAAAGAATTAAACTTTCATAAATTCCGACACCTAAATCATTAACACTAACTATCTCAACTAAAGTCGATACATATCAAGCGCAAACTATGATAATGAAAcacagaaattttaaaaagaaagacaTGAAAATCAAGTCACAAGTTCTTATACAAACCTGAAAAGCTCGAGGTGACTGAGAACAATGCACAAGGAAACAAATACAATCACAACAGTCAATATTCATGCTACTTTTAATCATAAAACAATCGTCCAAAGACAGACATACTagtgaaaacaaatcaaacaaaatcacCTAAGACATACAAAAATGCAAACCACATACTTTACATGCTTTATAGATGTCAATACCCAATCCAATACAAATCCATTCTCCTTCAATGTCACGAGAAACAACTACAGGTACAAGAGATCAGTTGCCACAAACCAACAATCAAAAAAGTAAGCAACTTTTATAAGATAGAAGCCTAAATCATTCACAAAAACTAAAATCGAAACCTATGACAGTCAAACTATGATTAAAAAAAGACTCAAGTAAAAGATACAAagacatgcaaaaaaaaaattcacaaacaaACCTGAAAAGTATCGATTGGTTTGCTTGAAATAGAGCTGAGAGAGTATATTCCAGATCGGAGAGGGACGAGCTTCAGTTATCGGTGAAGTACGAGCTTCAGTGGTGTTCGGCGAGTTACTTGAGAACGAGATGCGAAGTGAGACGTGGTCTCTGATACTGcgattaagaagaagaagaacaccacCGGAGTCCTAGCGGGCAGAAGGAGCACCGGCGACGGCGAGCTCTGACACGCCGATGACTTGAAATCGTCTTTTGTTCTCTATCGCCAAAAGAGGAGGCGAAATTAGGTTTCTAAGTCACCATTTGGGATTATccccttttgtttatttactatctgtttttccttttacttttaactttcttttaactattaattttacaaaaaatgttttaggaTTACATTAGGGACTTAATTGGGTTTACATAAAAAATTATGCTAAGTGGACAACTTCTTGTTCATATTATGGCATTGGGACAAtctattagtttttttattgtatatttccaatttcctcttattttttttttgcgtccATGTTTTCGGTTTATGAATAAGAAAACTCAATTGGTGGAAATATGATTTATATGCGCAGGTTTTTCTATAACTATTTCACATTTTTCTCTATAATCGGGTTTACAACATCTCTAATTCATTGTTGATTTTACCCTTATAACAGCAAATAAAATCCACTCCAACTAATCTCTTATTTCGATAAAATAGATATTGCTATTTCTTCTctatatttaaagaaaaatatcatttctctattataaagtcatatttttatttacaatttttttttaacttttaaaatttataattatgactaaaataaatatgttttatttatatactatcataattttattaaaaatttcaaatccaaATAAGTAGAGCTTTTACGGCTGTCTCGTCTGGGAAATACACCTTGGACACCACCTGTTTAAACCTTTCCATGATGTTTCTGAGACTCCCACTATGAATATGGGacattttttataagttttttttttttgattaacctgGTATATCTCAGGCCCATGGAGAGGTCCAAACTAATCTCCAAGGAGAGGTGTAGCCCACGGATAGACCTTCTCTCCGGTTATTCAAATGGCCTTAAGAGTGAAAGGAATTTGGTGGACAGGTCGTGGAAGCTATCGATGGAATCTTCGGCTAACCTAAAGAACCAGATCAAGGCTGGCCCACAAAGGCTTTTCACGAAAAGTTGGCCGAGCCCGGCATCCTTCTCTTCGTCGGTTGAAAAGTGATCGTCCTATGATTATGTTGAACGCAGTCGCATAGTCAGTGGGATCTGCATACTGGTGTAGGATGGGATACAAAGCTTATCCGTTTGGCGGATTTTAATGTCAATAATCCTCTTCAAAAAGGTGTCCTTAGGGTCACGACGAGTACACACTTGACCTACTGGGCCGAACTCGTTATGCGTTGAATTTTGGAGTTGATGTCTTGCATTAAGAGCTGGAGGTTGGTGATTTGGCAGCTTGTTGTCGACTTTATGCCGCCAGTCGTCGGCTTTACACCAGCAGTTATGTGCACTCTGCCGCCAGCCGCCGATCGTTGCTCTCCGCTGTCATCATAGGGTTTGAGGTGGCGAAAAGTTGTCTCCCAGTCATCGCTGGATCGATGTCATCACCAGCTGGTGGCGTGAAGACGGACGATTACCGCGACGAAACGTTCGTTCGTCGCCTTGTGAGGTTCTCCTGCTGAGCGAGGCGTTACATGATGATTTGCATCACATATGTCATGGTCGGTGCCTCTGCTGCCAGTGCATGTTCGTTTCCAGCGGTTGAATCGTCAGAATTTATGTTGATTTGTTAATGATACTTTGTATTGTCCCACGGTGAGCGCTAACTGTTGAATCTGAATTTGGTCAACTTTAATAAGAAGAATAAAACTCGATTTTGTGTTATTTCAGATAAGTTTTATTGATCAGATGAGAGAAAGGTTACAATATGTGTATGAATAATAGAGAAAAAGTCGGCAGATTGTAGGAAAAGTATAAATCTACGAGAAATAGTTATGACAAAATAATATCCTAGTTTCTAGCCGTCAATCTTTGTGGTCAAGTCTCAATGTTTCCCTTTGTTGCTTTTATCTCTCTTTTATACATAAACCTTTTCTTTATTTGTCCTAAGACTTAATCTGGGCCGAACTGTTGGACTGTAATTTTAATCGTCGAGTTATCACGCAGAGCTCGTGGTGCCGCTAAGCCAAGTGCAATCCCTCTCCAACAATCCcaaagaaaagtaaaaacattttcGAGTATTTCCGGTGATAGTTAAGAAGTTTGTATGCATATCACCATAAATATCATTGGAGCTCTTTCATACTTGCATTCAGGTGTTTCAGTTCCGATTTATCGAGATAAGATGTCtgcttttgattttttaagATCATACTCAACTAACAACCATAGTTTTAGGTTCTAGGTGCTGCAAGATATTTAGAAGCAGAATATTTCAAGAAGTCATTTTACCTATGAAAACGATGTTTTTGGGACTTAAATAAAATCCGATTTAAATCCCGTACTTTGATAATagtatcatttttttaattactagtAATGATTTATTCTGTACTGAATCAAGTCAGTAATGACAAGGCAACTGTTACTCTTATGTATATATGATGGCATCCTCGTATGCCAATGACTGATACATAAAGCTTATAGAATACATAGAATTAAAGATTGCAACTGTCCAAATATCTTCAGAAATTTTCATTGAGATAACCAACAGGAAAACCACTCCAGAACATAGTATTCTAACACCATCacatgaaattaaaataaataggcAGAGATTGATCTCAAGATTGATAAGGCTTTCTTACCAAGAGCCTTGAGCACCAGCAGTTGGGTTGTGGAAAGCCTGGAACTCCCAAAAAGTCTTCAATGAGTAGGGCTGAGAGACAGTCACCCCTTCTTCTGTGATCTTCGCTATCTGCGCAAAGTTTCAAACACACATTTTCCATTTATTACGTTTCCAAGCGAAGAGCTTCAAATCATTCTTCCTCAAAAAAACTTGACAAACCTGAAGCTTGTTAATAGCAGATCTGTCACGGTAAAGAAGCACACGCATACATTTCTCAAGGAGCTTGACACCATCTTCGAAGCTCAGGTCCGCATGCCACTCATCACGAAGAATTGGCCTAGCTAGGTGGTTCCCAAATCCGGTGGCAACATGATTGTCCTCGAAACTTACACCAATCATTGACACCTAGACAGAGAGAGAATCAGACAGATCCAAATCAAGAGAAGAGTCTTGAGACGTTACCATGCCAAGGTAACTTTGGCCATTTTTGACGCCACCAAGGACGAGAGTGTTCCAGAGAGGGTTAAACTTGTTGCGACGGTTGTACATGACACGAGTCAGATAGTTGTGAACCTCTTTTGGTCCCAAGGAGTTACCATCATCCCACATGTTATCATTCAACCTATATGTAAAAAAGGAAGCAAGGAGGGCTTCGTCAGATGCTATGAAAAGTTGAAAGattttaagaaaagaaaaggagtTGGATTCTATCTTACACGAGCTCATCAAGATAACGAAGAATCTCCTGAAAGTCGCTGATTTCTCCGCTGGCACCGAGAAGAGAATGCTTACCAATAGCCTTCACTCTCTCAATGTTCTTGTATCTTAATGTTGATCCATATGAACCTGCACATTCAAACCTTTTAAACTTACAAAGCAATCTTCAATTACTTTTAAGCTGAAACTAAGGAAAAAGAAACAGACCTCCCATGTCGGAAGCCATTAGAACCCCATCTTTGTACTTGATTGCGACAATCGATGTCCCAGTCACATACGGGTACCTAACCAAACACTCCAAACATAAACCCTAAGACTGAACCGAtaatagatagagagagagagagaggattttTACAGTGTTCTTTGTGAATCAGTTTCTGCGTTCTTCAAGGCATCTCCGTTATCAATCGGAATAGTAAACTGGACCAAAACAATCCAGATTCAGAACCATATACAGTAAAGAACATTGAAGATTTGAGATTTGTCGGACTTACAGTCATCTTTTTCGTAGTAAGCGCGAGAGAGAGATTAGGTTCTTGTTCAAGATCTGAAAGCtttgattttgttattttacctcattaataaaaaaaagcttCCGTGATTTCCTTTGCCTCAAGAAACAAACTGAATCCGGTCTGATCCGCTAGTTGACCGGTTTAATTCTGTTATAAACCCGACTCGACTTGCACTCGGCCTAATCTAACTGAGGCCCAAGTCCCATTTGTTGtcttataaatatttcaaaattgaaGTCTCGAGTCGGTTCTTTGATAAGCCTTCAAAGTTGGATTTACCTGATTAAGAGAAATGGAAGAATTGCTATCAGTCATAGGTCGCAATTTGCGACTTTAAATAGCGGAAAAATTGCCAACTAAACTAGGTCCGAGCGTTTTACCCGGATCCAAAAACCTCAACCCGAAAACCTGAACCAGAAATGATCCAAAAATATAGGTTTGAATTCAGATCTAGGCTAAAATATCTATTGAGTGTAAAGATCTGTGGGTTTCGGTTCGAGTCCGGGTACTATCCGAAACCCGATCGGGAACccgaaatattcaaaatttctaGTATAGTGGTTTgcccaccaatttagggagtattatgaagttttactaaattaattgataaaaaattaaaacgatgctcatgcaccatgaaagaaagtttaatatacattaatacaaatgtagaatttgtttagaaattttaaaaaaatactaaagatgataggcttcggtatatagagcatttaccgaaaaactcaatatttttgtagaagttgtcaacacatagattttgacaaaaaatatgacaatatttgtataatgcatagttacatcatgcactaatatatgatgaaggtcaaagaggtttggaacctttgttgtctccgtttgtCTAGAGAATAtggattttataatggttagtccaccaatttagggagtattatgaagttttactaaattaattaataaaaaatgaaaacgatgtccatgcatcatgaaagagagtttaatatatattaatacaaatgtagaatgtgtttataaattttaaaacaacactaaagatcataggcttcagtatatagagcatttaccgaaaacctcaatattttagtaggggttaacacatagattttgacaaaaattcaaaaatatgacaatattgttataatgcatagttgcatcctgcactaacatatgacgaaggttaaagaggtttgaaacctttgttgtctctgtttctctagaaaataccgattttatagtggtttgtccaccaatttagggaatattatgaagttttactaaattaattaataaaaaattaaaatgatgtgcatgcaccatgaaagagagtttaatatacattaatacaaatgtagaatttgtttggaaattttaaaacaacactaaagatcataggtttcactatatagagcatttaccaaaaagtcaatattttcgtaagggttaacacatagattttgagaaaaattcaaaaatatgacaatattgttataatgcatagttgcatcctgcactaacatagtATTAAGGTCAAacaggtttggaacctttgttgtttcccTGTCTCTAgagaataatgattttataatgatttgtccaccaatttagggagtattatgaagttttactaaattaattgataaaaaattaaaacgatgtccatgcaccatgaaagagagtttaatatacaataatacaaatgtataacttgtttagaaattttaaaacaacactaaagatcataggcttcagtatatagagcatttaccgaaaaaactcaatattttcgtaggggcttaacacatagattttgagaaaaattcaaaaatatgataatatttttataatgcatagttgcatcctgaactaacatatgatgaaagtcaaagaggtttggaacctttgttgtctccgtttcgctagagaatagcgattttatagtggtttgtccactaatttagggagtattatgaagttttactcaaattaattgataaaaaattaaaacgatgctcatgcatcatgaaagagagtttaatatatattaatacaaatgtagaatgtgtttataaattttaaaacaacactaaagatcataggtttcagtatatagagcatttaacgaaaaactcaatattttagtaggggttaacacatagattttgagaaaaattcaaaaatatgaccaTATTGTTATaacgcatagttgcatcatgcactaatatatgatgaaggtaaaagaggtttggaacttttattgtctccgtttctctagagaatagcgattttatagtggtttgtccactaatttagggagtattatgaagttttactaaattaattaataaaaattaaaacgatgctcatgcaccatgaaagtgagtttaatatacattaatacaaatgtagaatttgtttagaaattttaaaaatacactaAAGATGATacacttcagtatatagagcatttacagaaaagatcaatatttttgtagggattaacacatagattttgacaaaaa
This genomic stretch from Brassica napus cultivar Da-Ae chromosome C9, Da-Ae, whole genome shotgun sequence harbors:
- the LOC106397007 gene encoding proteasome subunit beta type-4; translated protein: MTFTIPIDNGDALKNAETDSQRTLYPYVTGTSIVAIKYKDGVLMASDMGGSYGSTLRYKNIERVKAIGKHSLLGASGEISDFQEILRYLDELVLNDNMWDDGNSLGPKEVHNYLTRVMYNRRNKFNPLWNTLVLGGVKNGQSYLGMVSMIGVSFEDNHVATGFGNHLARPILRDEWHADLSFEDGVKLLEKCMRVLLYRDRSAINKLQIAKITEEGVTVSQPYSLKTFWEFQAFHNPTAGAQGSW